The Tumebacillus sp. BK434 genome segment TTTTGGCGTTGGCAAAGGAGATGCGCAGGTGGTTGAACTCCGGCTCGCCCGGATAGCAGGCCGACCCGAGCAGGAAGGAGATACCTTGGGCGCGGGAGGCGGCGAGCAGGTCTTCGGCGCGCAGGCGTTCCGGCAACGTGATCCAGATGTTGACCCCGCCGAGCGGCACCGTCCAGCGTACGCCTGGCGGGGCATACTGCTCCAAAGCGGTGAGCACGGCTTGGAGCTTCGTGAGCAGGGCTTGGGAGAGCTGCTTCGGAAACGTTTTGGCGTGTTTGGAGCGGAGGTAGGCCAGCACCGCGCGCTGAGTGAGCAGCGGGGAGCCTAAGTCGACCGTCGATTTCGCGCCGATCAACCGTTTGAGGACGGTGCCTTTGGCGAGCAGGCAGGCGATGCGACAGCCGGGACCGATCGTTTTGCTGAACCCGCTCAGATGGATGACATGGCCGTCCGTTTCCAGCTGCATCAGCGAGGGCGGCGGAGGTGAAGCTTCAAAGCTCAAGTCGCCCCACGGGTTGTCTTCGATGATCAGGCTGTGGTAGCTCTCCGCGATCTCCAGCAGTTGCTGACGGCGGCGCAGGCTCATCACCGTGCCGGTCGGGTTGTGATAGGTCGGGATGGTGTAGATGATCTTCGGCGGATGCACGTCGCACAGCGCGGTCAGGATGTCGAGGCGCATCCCTTCGCTGTCCACCGGGACCGGGATGATCGTCGCCCCGCGTCCGCGAAAGACATCGAGCGCAGAAGGGTAGGTCGGGGCTTCAACGATGACGACATCGCCTTTGCCGACAAAACAGCGCGCGACGAGGTCGATGCCTTGCTGCACGCCGCTGGTGATCAGAACGTCCTCGGCGGTGACGTTCATGCCGCGCTCCTTGTGGTAGCGGGCCATCTCCGTGCGAAGTTCGAGATCTCCCTCGATCGGTCCGTAGCGGGTCAGGAGATGCGGAGACTCGCGGAGGGCTTTTTCCAGCTCCTTGTTGAGCTCGGCGTGTGGCAGCAAGTCCGGATCGATGATTGCCGTCGACAGGTTGATGCCGCCGGGAAACGGGCCGTGCGGTTCGAAGTTCCAGACTTGAGCGCGGGGCAGGTAGTCGGTGACGGCGAACTGCCACTGGTAGTTGGCATGGGCTTGGCGTTGGCGCGATGAGTTTGCGTTCTGCTTCTCGTGCCCGAGGGGAGAGTCGTCTGATGGATGTTCAAAAAGGGTGGTGAGGTGTGTTTTTACATAGGTGCCCTTGCCTTGGATGCGTTCGATCAATCCGCTTTTTTCAAGCTCGTCATACGCTTGGACGACGGTCATCAGGCTGACGGAGAGCTGTTTGGCGAGCTGGCGGACAGATGGCAGGGTGCTGCCCTCTTCTAACAAGCCGGAGCGGATGCGCTCGGCGATGGCCGATTTGATCTGTTGCACATAAGACAGGCCAGTTTGACGCTGCAGCTCGATCTGCATAGTGGGAGCCTCCTGAAGTGTTCTAAAATGCCGTTGACTGTTATGGTGTGTTCCGTGGTAATTTCCTTGGTGTCAGTATAACACACTATAACGGTTTGGGGTGAAATGGGATGTATGTGTTTTTCTATGTCCTGATCTGTTTGATCTTTGGCACGACCTTTCTGGCGATAAAAGTAGGGATTGTTGCAGGCGGGCCGCCTTTATTGTTTGCAGGGCTACGGTTTTCGTGTGCTGGGTTGTTGGTGCTGGCGTTTTTGGCGTGGCGCAAGCACAAATTTCCGCGGCAGACGCACCTGTATTGGCAGATGGCGAAAGTGGGGGTGTGCCAGACCACAGTGTTGTTCGGTGTCATGTACTGGGCAGAACAGTATATTCCGTCCAACCTGGCCGCACTGATCAACGCCGGAACGCCGATGATGGTGTGTCTGCTCGGGGCACTGCAGTTGCGGCAAAAGTTGCATCTGACGCAGCTGAGCGGACTGCTGCTGGGGATCTTGGGCGTGTATTTGATCGTTGGCAAAGGGACGGTGGAGACGAGCAGCATCGTGGTGACGGCTGTCGTGATCGCAGCTCTGTCCCAGACGGTCTGCGCGTGGGGCGCGCTGGAGACGCGGAAGCTGTTTGCCGCGGGCGTGTCGCCCTGGGTGGCGAACGGGTTTCAGATGCTGTTTGGCAGCGCAGGTCTGCTGCTCGCAGCGGCGGTGCGCGGAGAGTCGTTCACAGAGGTGACCGACCCGTGGGGCGCCTTCGGGTCGCTGCTGTTCTTAATTTTTGTCGGTTCAATCTTGGGCTGGGGGCTATATTATCTGTTGACCGCGAAAACCAGCCCGCTGCTCGCCTCGACATGGAGCTACGTGTCGCCGGTCGTCGCGATGATCGTCGGCGCGCTGTGGATGGGCGAGTCGTTCACCGTGCTGTCAGCGCTGGGCGGCGTGATCGTGCTGGCCGCGGTGGCGATTGTGAACTGGGTGGACTGGAAGAAGCTGATGCAGGATATGCAGGGGCGGAAGGACCGGAGTTTCGTCAGCTGAGTTACAGATGCGGGGAAGCGGGTATGCTATTCTGTTGCTGGTTCCAACATTCTCGTACGACAAAGGAGCGTTTCGCACATGTCTAACGAACTGGAAGCGAAAAAAGGCACCCACTATACACTGGTCGATGCCGGTCCGTTTACGGAGCTGGGGAAGTATAAATTCGAAGTCGGCCCGTATCAGTTCCCGGGTAAGCTGTTTTTGAACGACCTGCTCGGGTTGACCGGAATGGAAGTCAGCTTCGGAAAGATGTTCCCCGGCACGGGAATTCCGTATTCGCATAAGCATGTGGAGAATGAAGAGCTTTATATTTTTATCAAAGGGCAAGGGCAGTTTTTGATCGATGGCGAAGTGATTGACGTTCGCGAAGGGACTGCGATTCGCGTGGGCACAGAAGGTGTGCGGGCGTGGCGGAACAACTCGACGGAGGAACTGCACTATATTGTGATTCAAGCGAAGCAAGGCAGCTTGGGGCAGTATACGCTGAAGGATGGGAAGATCGTCGAGCCGAAGGTGACGTGGCCGGGTGAAGAGGCGTAGTTTTTGGTGATTTTGGCGGGGAGGGGTGTTTCTGTTTTCCTCCCCTTTGTTAAACATACCAGCAAAAAAGGGGTTTGAAGTCAGCCGATCTTAGGTTATAATGATTCTATTCTCATATGGAAGCAGATGGAGTACTGGTGTCTCTCCCGGTCTTCAAAACCGAGCGCGGCCGGTGGACCCGGCTGGGTGGGTTCGATTCCCACGTGCTTCCGCCAAAAATGTAAGTAGGGCAAGGGAACTTGCTAGGTATCGCGTTTTTCTTGACTTGGAAAACACACTAGTATTTTACGCGAATTTGATGCAGTCCGAGTGTGACCTATTTGGGTGTTCGGGTGTGTCCAATCGCTAAATCGGGTCTGTTCGTAACTCTCTATGACAATCATAGGGGGTTATTTTAATGTTTGGAGCGAAGACGAAACGCAAGGTTGCAAGAACTCCCACCACCACAAATGACCGTTCTTTCGTGGGAGAGTTATCGCTGGTCGAAATGTTCGAAAGATAAATGTCGCAGAAAAGGACGGAGGGCTTGGCACAGGTAACCCTAGAAGACTATGAGGTACATTTTAGATACCTGTTTGAGTACTTAGGCGGTGACATCGCCAAGGAAGACATCACTGCCGATCTGTTCAGAGCCTATATCGACTGGATGATCCATGACAAGGGTCTTTCCCCTGTAACGGCAAACGTGAGGATCAGAACAATGAGGGCGTTTATACGCTTCGCCTTTGTAGAAGGCTACATTCAATCACCGTTACATGAAAAAATCAAGCTGCTTAAAACCGAAGAAGACACGCTTGAATCGTTTACCACCGCAGAGGTCAAGGCACTTCTCGATAAGGTAGACACTTCAACATTTGCAGGATTTCGTGACTTCGTGATGATCTGCACGCTATTGGACACGATGGCTCGAATATCGGAGCTTGTCGCCCTCAAGCGAAGCAATGTCAATATAAATTAAGCTCGAAGCCCATGAAACAAAATCTCGACGTGCTAAGGACTGTCCCACAAGCAAGCTATTAGCAGATTACATGAGTGAATCAGAGGACTTTGCGGAAGAGTTATTATTTCTGTCGTATAGTGGAACTTCGATTTTGCCTAATTCGTGGAGGAGGAGATTGTCGGAATACGGGGAACTGGCTGGTATTCGAAATAAACGAGTATCTCCTCATACTTTTCGGCATACGGGAGCCTTGTTTTATATCCTCAATGGAGGCGACCCGTTTAGTTTGCAAAAGATTCTGGGTCACACGGACATGTCGATGGTCAGGAAATATATCCAGATGACCAGTGCGGACGTGAAACGGCAGCATAATATATTTTCGCCGTTAAAAAACATAAGATTATAGTCCAGAATGCGGGTCAATCTGACCTGCTTTTTGTTTTTGAGAGGGAATAAAAAGTCGAATAAAAAACTATTGACTATACATAAAGTGATATTTTACAAATCTATATATCTGTTGTATCATATGATTCACCAAGTCATATCTAGGAAGGGATTGATGTCATTCATCGAAGAGGTGGGAAATAACCCTTTTCGCAATTATTAGCGGTGTCTATAGTACCAGTTGAGATAATTTTTCGGTAAAATATCACCCTAATATATACTGTTAACAAAGAAAACTATTAGCAAAGAAAACTACTACAAAGAATTGGAGTCTTGTTTTTTTAGGAAAGGAAAAACACATCATGAGCAAACAATATTATAGTCCCTATTCCAAATTCGTTTTACGGTACAGATAAGCTATCCTCTCATGCGTTGTACTTGTATGCTCATCTATACCAAGGGAGGACTTATCTTACAGATACAACAAAGACTAACCTAAGTTTGATTGAATCGGAAATAAAGTTTGTCAAGAAAGGTCAAGACAATCGAAACTATATCCTGCAAGCCTTGGAATGCCTGATTACGAGAGGCCACATCGTATGTACTTATCTTGATTTAAAAAAAGACAAGCGGCTCGACATTTCTTTTCCAAAAGTTGATGGTTATGAAAAAATTCCAGTTGCATACTCTCGGATGACTGACAATTCCGAGAAGTACATGATCCTCTGTTATATTACAAAAACTAAGCGAAGCATTTCGTATTATGAGCTTGCTGATGTACTTATTTGCTCTGTTACTCATGCCAAAAATATTATTTCTGAAATGGAGACAGAGGGACTGATACAGATAATACAAGGGAAGTTTTTCATTAACGATGAAGGATTGCCTCGAAGAGAGAAAAATAAATACTCTGTAAATTCGGGAAATATCAAGGCGGAAAGTTCACAATTTGAAACTATCAACAGCGAAGAGAAGGATGATGAGCCAGAACACAATTGGTATGATCGGGATGCTAAACTAAGTGTTAAGGATTTTGAGTATTATCTACAGACTGACGATGAGAAGCAGATAAGCCATGCAGAAAAGCGGATCGAAGCCATACGTCAAACTGAAGCAGGAAAGAAATTTATTGATCGTATGCTAAAAGAAGCAGAAGCCAATAATCGGGCATATGATGAATACTTTGGTAATCCAGAAAGAAAATTGAAGCAAATAATCGAATTTCAAAGGATCAATCAGCAAGTCAATGAACGAGTTCGAAATCAGAATGAAGATACAAATGATGAAAGGATTGACCTTTCAACTCTATGGGAGTAGGGGAGTGGCAAAATGCCATTCCTTTTTTCATATCTGGCGCGGTAAATATAGATTCAGTAGCTACGGTCAAGATTTTCAGCATACTGACATATGCCCAGCAGCAGCTCGCATCGAAGATGACCAATTTTTGCCTTGTATTCGATTTTTAAATTCACCCCTGACAAAGTATAGCCCCTCCACTCAATAATGCGATACAGGGCATATACGGGGCTCTGAGATAGGGTATGAGAGACAGTTCTACTGTTATCAAATGAAATGGCGATTTCATAGGAAACAAAAAATGCACCCATAGGGGTGCAAGATTACTACTTCAAGTTCAAGAATTAGAAATAATCCCGTGTGGCTTTGGGTCGAGGTCTGCTGCAACGTTTGAAAGATTACTTCCATTGCTGACGAGAACAACAAATGCACATAACACTAATAGTGCCAGGATCTTTTTCATTTCGACTCTCTACTCCCTTGCTAAGGATTCAAAAAGATCACTTCTTTTGCTTTGCAAGTCAAGAGCTTCTTCTAAATTCCCGATCTTACGACAGGCGTCAACGGCAATTTGGAGGGCAGCAGCTTGATCTCTCACAAAACCTATTATAGCAAATATGTTAGAAGATTTTATAGCGAGTTCTTGGGCTTGAATATAATTCTGAATTTTGTAGTGGTATTTTGCGAAAACAGCATATAGTTCCCCTAATTCAAGCGTTGTAGATATTTCAATTGATGATGCTATGTGTTGCGCTTGGCAAAGATACTCATACGCTTCTTCAACTTGTTCGGTAAGCAGATGGATTTCTGCAATTTTAGCATAAACAAAAACCACTCCTGCATGATAATTGTCCAATTCAAATTGGTTTGCACACTGAATTAGATCCTGAATTGCTTGGTCTGGATTCTCTTTGTAGGTGATAGATGCAGCCATTGTCACCTGAACACGACTAAACAATGAATTGTTGTTCAGAGTTTGATATAAGGTCTTTGCCTGATCAAAGAATTCAGATGCCCTTTGAAAGTCATCTGTGTTTTTGTACGCAATACCTAATACATATAATGCATCGGCTAGTTTTCTTATGTCATTGATTTTTTCGTAATACGCCCCTGCCTTTTCAATGTACGGGAGGGATTCACGAATACACCCTTTTTTTCGTAAGGTTAACCCTACATTGAATGAAATGTAGGCAGCGAGATGATCAAATTCAATGAACCGGTTTATATAATCGTAGGCGCGTTTGTAGTTGTAAAGTGCTTCTTCGGTTTCTTGCAATTCGGTATAATTGTTGCCGATCTTGTTTCTGATCCATGCCAGTAAATTTGCGTCGTGAAAATTGGAAGACTCAAGACTCTGAATCATTGGTTGCAAAATAGACAGAGCTTCTTGAAAACGTCCTTGTTGATATTTACAGTCAGCAAGAAAAACCGATAATCTTAACTTATCATATTCGGAAACCAATTCATTCTGTAGCTTAACGATCAGTTCCTCTGCTTCGGCTGGCTGATTCTTTTCTATAAGCAGCTCAACAAGTTTGATCCGGGCGTGCAATTCCATGTTTTTGTCTTCATCTTGAAGCAATTCTTTTATTGGAATCAAAAAGGCATCAGCAATCTTATTTAGAAGATCTGCAGATGGCATTGCACGATCCTGTTCAATTGTACTAATCCACGAGATCGTTACCCCAACCAGATTCCCAAGGTCGGTTTGTGATAAGTTTCGTTCTTTTCTAAGTCTCCGTAGTCTTTGACCTAATGATTCATTCATCTATATCACCCAATTTACTGGACTTTATTGAATATTATACAGATCTTGTCATAAATCAGCAATGAAGTATACAAATTTCTGTAACTCTCTATCGGTTAATACTTTACATCAAGAATTGATGTAATCAAACGAACACTTCTATAATCAAGTCGCAATGACGAAGATGGGAGTGTTGAATTTGAACATATCGTCTCTTGGGCAAAGAATTCGAGAAATACGACTTAAAAAAGGAATCACTCAAATTGAGCTTGCTTCTGGCTTATGTACTCCATCGCTTATCTCCCAAATTGAAAGTGACAGGGCGCGACCTTCTTACAAAACTCTGGTTGCGCTGGCAACTAGACTCGATGTTCCTCTTGAACATCTCTTACAAGAGGTGAATCTGGATCTTGAGTTTTCAAGTAAGTACAAGTTGGCAATGGGAATGATTCGAGGGAATGAGTTCCAAACAGCCGTCCCGTTGTTGAATGACCTCTTGGAAAGTCAACAGCACAGAATACAAAGAGAATCGTTGCTGTTGGAACTTACACGCTGCCTCGTTGAGTTAGGTAATGTCCTTGAAGCTGAAAAGGTCTTACAACAGTTGGATCAAATCTGCTTCACGGAACGGAACGATCATTTACACGTTGAAGTGTTGTTGCTGCTTGGGAAAGTCGCGGAGTTGAAAAATGAATATCCAATCGCTCTTTTCCACACGAACCGGGCTTGGAATGAATTACAAAAGGTAGAAGAGATCGACGCAGATAATCAAGCGAAGATTCTCATTCAGTTAGCCAGTCTCCATGAGCGGGTCGGAAAGGTTGCGGAGGCGGCCGAGTATTACGAGAAGGCATTGTTGCTCAATCCGTATAACGGTGAAGATCGAGGGAAGACTTTTCTCCGCTTGGCAGAGGTTTATGATCGGCAAAAGAAGTTTGAGCAAGCAGAAGAATATGCAATGAAAGCAACCGTGCTTCTGCAAGAACAAGCGAATGCCGAACAGAAACGAGAAATGAAACATCGTTTGATCATGCTGCAGCGTGAGAAGAGCGATTGGAAAGTGAGTGTCCAAAAACTGTTGAACCTTGCAGAGCAGTATGAGCAGATCGGTGACAAATCAAAAGCTGGTGAAGTCTTCGCTGACATCGCGCTCATCTGTTCTGAGAATGGCGAAATTGATGAATCCTGGGCTTACGCTGAAAAAGCAAGAATGAGTCTCTCGGATACTTCCCCTACTATGGGGCAAGTCCACCGTGTTCTGTCGTTTGTCTATTTTCACCGTGAAGATGAGGAGAAAGGCAAACGGCATCTCGATAATGCGGTCAAGATTTATAAGCGACATGGCAAGTTTGCGGAGCTTGAAGAGGTAACGCTACACATGTGCCGGTATCTGAATGAAAAGGGGGAGCACCGGGAAGCATTCGAGCGGATGGAGCTGCTTCACACGTATATGACAGGACAATTGGAGCAGCGTGGGATCGTGCTTTGAAAGTCCAATTTATGGGTGTGTACGAGCGGCAGCATTGGGAGAGGTATTCCCGGACAATGGTGCGGGTAGGAAATGCAGCAGGCTACCTGTTCATCCACAAGAATCGCCATGATCGTTGGTACTTTCGCGGTCATCGAGTGGAAGCACAAAATTTCTATCAAGCCATGGCCAAACTTGAAGAGAGTATTTTCGAAGTAGAAGGATTATCAGACGGCGCATTGTGGGAGCGAGTTGGGGCAATGATTGGAGTGAATGGCATCTGGGGATACTTGTATAAGAGCAAGACGAGACAAGGTGGTTGGGTATGGTGTGGGCATGAGTTTGAAGCGGAGACAGAGAAGATGGCGAAGGAGCATTTGCAAAGTTTGAGCAAGGATACATGAGCGGCTATTGGGCGACCCGAGGGGGTTGCCTTTTCTATTTTGCAGGGTGGTGATCGGATAAGAGGTCAAAAGTAGCAAAAGAACACATCTGTTTGGAGTAATTTGTTTTTCACCGATTCCGATAAATTGGGGCGTTTTAAGGCTGTTTTGGGCTTAGATCGTAGAGAAATAGGGATTCTACCGAATGCGATTTCAAAAGCGCGTCACATCTTGAATGTAACACAATAAGAAAAGAGTAACATTCAGGAAAATGACGCCAGCCCTTGATATATAAGGGTTTTATCAGTTTTGGAAATTTTTGTTGCTTATAAATGTTACATATCGTATGATCGAGTTACATTGAATGTAACAAAACGTATGAAAAAGGGGTATATATATGGAACTCGTACAGCCAATTCGAGACAAAAAGCAGATCGACGAGATGAAGAAGGTACTCAGAAAACAATCGCTTCGTGACTGGTTTCTGTTTGTCCTTGGGATCAATACAGGATTACGTGTAAGTGATGAGCTCACCTTGAAGGTTAAGAATGTACGCAATCAAACACACATCACCATCAAAGAGAGTAAGACAGACAAAGACAAGAGATTTAGAATCAACGGGGCTTTGCGTGAGTGCATTGACGAGTATATTGAGAGGATGGACGATGAAGCATGGTTATTCCCATCTAGGAAGGGTGACAAAGCAATTTCGAGGGTACAGGCATATCGAATCCTGAACGCTGCTGCTGAGAAGGTCGGGGTGGAAGAGATCGGGACTCATACCATGAGGAAGACATTCGGCTACCATCACTACAAACAGAACAAAGACGTTGCCATGCTGCAGAAACTCTTTAATCACTCCGCACCGTCCGTGACACTTCGTTACATAGGTATCGAACAAGATGAAATGGACGCATCAATTGAAGATTTCAGACTATAACCATCCGTGAGGGTGGTTTTTGTATAGGGGGTGAGAAAACATCCATTAAGGACTTACTGATGTACATTATAGGATAAGCAATTGCATTTCCACGACCTGGATGATTTTCTATTTGTGACAAATTTATGTAGTTAAGTTTATTCATCATACCGGGTTAGTCAATTCCTTGCTATAATAGAAAGAGCATTATATACATTGAAAATGTTATATACTGTTCTCTATGGGAGGTGTTTCTTTTGGCAAAAAATAGATCATTTGCAGATTCTACAGCGGCTGATGATAAATTGATTGGTTTTGAGTATCAATATTACTATTTTTTTGATCAATTATTGCAACTCAAAGATACTGATGAAAAAATTGGGATGGAGGTAAAAGATGACGTACATCTTGAGATGGGAAATAAATTAATACTTATTCAGCTTAAACATTCTGTTCGTACAAATACCAAAGGAGATGTTATCAGCCTAAAAGAAAGAGATAGTGATATTTGGAAAACTATTCACAACTGGGTTAATATTACTAACGATAGTAATGAAGGGAGAGCGGATGCTTCTGCCCAAGAAGAATTTTTGAAAAAAACTAAATTCGTTTTAGTTTCCAATAAGTCAATCGGTAGAAGGAACAAGTTCTTTGATGTGATTGATGACTTTAAATGTGGAGTAATTACCATACATAAATTACGTAGCTATCTCACTCAACTGTCCGAGGGAACTGATCAAGTAGATATAAAAACATATATTGAGGAGTTATTTGCCCAGCAAGACAACTGGATCAAGTTATTCGCTGCGGGCATTGAATTTGATCTTGGAGTAGATGACTTAATTGAAAGAATCAAAAAGTCAATTAAAGGAAATTTTGTGCCTGAAAATGGTGTTGAGACAGTATTTCATTCTATAAATAGCAGATTAAGAGAGGAGATATACAAAATCATAAAAGAAAGAAAAAAAGTGCTTATTACTTTTGATGAATTTCATAGAAAATATACACCACATTTTTGTCTTGGAAGGGTAAACAAGTTGCCAGTACGTCGCTTGGAAGCTTTTTTTGATGGAAATGTACAAGAGCAAAATTTTATTAAACAGTTGATAGATATTGACGATCTTGATGAATCAGATATTGATGAAATGAGAGAATATACATCAATTATGTTGCACGCAAAAACAAATATTGAACAGTGGCAAAGAAATTATGAGATAACTAATGAAAAAATGGAGGACTTTATAAGTAATAGTAAATTAGAATGGAGAAACGCTCATAAGGAGGCTCATTTTGACACTAAAGATCTCTATCGAACCAAGGATCGTGATTTTGAAAAAATTAATATTGTGAATGCCAGAAAGTGCTTGCATCAAGTTAGGAAAGTCAGACTTAGATTGGATGAGGACACAGAATTTGATATTAAATTCAGCAATGGGAAATATTATATGTTATCAGACCGATTAGAATTAGGATGGGTCTATGATTGGAAGAAGAGGTATAAAGAAGATGGGAGGTAATTACATATATAACAATGAAGCTATAGGTGCGATAGCTATTGCTTCCGTAATGAAGCATTTAAAAAGCAGTAGTATTGGAAAAACGATGCTCTTTTTGCCGTTATTGCTCCATAATCCAACAACAAACTTTTTAAAAAAGCGTAGCACTGGTGTACGTAGTTTAGAGGAACTATTGGTTAAAAAAGGTGGGTACTTTATTAACTTTGATGATCGATTTAGATCATTATTACCGATCTCATTAAATTCACTTCTGGTTTTAGCTGAAATAGGAGTTATCAATGTGGATGACGGAATGGTTAGGTATAATACTGAGTCTAAGTTTGATATTAATACAAACATTGGAAATCGAATAACGAATATCATTATGGCATCTGAGAAACTGGCGATGATAATGAAAGAAGAGACGGGAAATCTATACTTACAATTGAGGGTGAAATTATGAACT includes the following:
- a CDS encoding PLP-dependent aminotransferase family protein; its protein translation is MQIELQRQTGLSYVQQIKSAIAERIRSGLLEEGSTLPSVRQLAKQLSVSLMTVVQAYDELEKSGLIERIQGKGTYVKTHLTTLFEHPSDDSPLGHEKQNANSSRQRQAHANYQWQFAVTDYLPRAQVWNFEPHGPFPGGINLSTAIIDPDLLPHAELNKELEKALRESPHLLTRYGPIEGDLELRTEMARYHKERGMNVTAEDVLITSGVQQGIDLVARCFVGKGDVVIVEAPTYPSALDVFRGRGATIIPVPVDSEGMRLDILTALCDVHPPKIIYTIPTYHNPTGTVMSLRRRQQLLEIAESYHSLIIEDNPWGDLSFEASPPPPSLMQLETDGHVIHLSGFSKTIGPGCRIACLLAKGTVLKRLIGAKSTVDLGSPLLTQRAVLAYLRSKHAKTFPKQLSQALLTKLQAVLTALEQYAPPGVRWTVPLGGVNIWITLPERLRAEDLLAASRAQGISFLLGSACYPGEPEFNHLRISFANAKKEELHRAVRTLCETISSLLQQPRDRWGQEPIL
- a CDS encoding EamA family transporter, whose amino-acid sequence is MYVFFYVLICLIFGTTFLAIKVGIVAGGPPLLFAGLRFSCAGLLVLAFLAWRKHKFPRQTHLYWQMAKVGVCQTTVLFGVMYWAEQYIPSNLAALINAGTPMMVCLLGALQLRQKLHLTQLSGLLLGILGVYLIVGKGTVETSSIVVTAVVIAALSQTVCAWGALETRKLFAAGVSPWVANGFQMLFGSAGLLLAAAVRGESFTEVTDPWGAFGSLLFLIFVGSILGWGLYYLLTAKTSPLLASTWSYVSPVVAMIVGALWMGESFTVLSALGGVIVLAAVAIVNWVDWKKLMQDMQGRKDRSFVS
- a CDS encoding cupin domain-containing protein gives rise to the protein MSNELEAKKGTHYTLVDAGPFTELGKYKFEVGPYQFPGKLFLNDLLGLTGMEVSFGKMFPGTGIPYSHKHVENEELYIFIKGQGQFLIDGEVIDVREGTAIRVGTEGVRAWRNNSTEELHYIVIQAKQGSLGQYTLKDGKIVEPKVTWPGEEA
- a CDS encoding phage integrase SAM-like domain-containing protein, producing the protein MAQVTLEDYEVHFRYLFEYLGGDIAKEDITADLFRAYIDWMIHDKGLSPVTANVRIRTMRAFIRFAFVEGYIQSPLHEKIKLLKTEEDTLESFTTAEVKALLDKVDTSTFAGFRDFVMICTLLDTMARISELVALKRSNVNIN
- a CDS encoding tyrosine-type recombinase/integrase, which codes for MSESEDFAEELLFLSYSGTSILPNSWRRRLSEYGELAGIRNKRVSPHTFRHTGALFYILNGGDPFSLQKILGHTDMSMVRKYIQMTSADVKRQHNIFSPLKNIRL
- a CDS encoding helix-turn-helix transcriptional regulator; amino-acid sequence: MNESLGQRLRRLRKERNLSQTDLGNLVGVTISWISTIEQDRAMPSADLLNKIADAFLIPIKELLQDEDKNMELHARIKLVELLIEKNQPAEAEELIVKLQNELVSEYDKLRLSVFLADCKYQQGRFQEALSILQPMIQSLESSNFHDANLLAWIRNKIGNNYTELQETEEALYNYKRAYDYINRFIEFDHLAAYISFNVGLTLRKKGCIRESLPYIEKAGAYYEKINDIRKLADALYVLGIAYKNTDDFQRASEFFDQAKTLYQTLNNNSLFSRVQVTMAASITYKENPDQAIQDLIQCANQFELDNYHAGVVFVYAKIAEIHLLTEQVEEAYEYLCQAQHIASSIEISTTLELGELYAVFAKYHYKIQNYIQAQELAIKSSNIFAIIGFVRDQAAALQIAVDACRKIGNLEEALDLQSKRSDLFESLARE
- a CDS encoding tetratricopeptide repeat protein, coding for MNISSLGQRIREIRLKKGITQIELASGLCTPSLISQIESDRARPSYKTLVALATRLDVPLEHLLQEVNLDLEFSSKYKLAMGMIRGNEFQTAVPLLNDLLESQQHRIQRESLLLELTRCLVELGNVLEAEKVLQQLDQICFTERNDHLHVEVLLLLGKVAELKNEYPIALFHTNRAWNELQKVEEIDADNQAKILIQLASLHERVGKVAEAAEYYEKALLLNPYNGEDRGKTFLRLAEVYDRQKKFEQAEEYAMKATVLLQEQANAEQKREMKHRLIMLQREKSDWKVSVQKLLNLAEQYEQIGDKSKAGEVFADIALICSENGEIDESWAYAEKARMSLSDTSPTMGQVHRVLSFVYFHREDEEKGKRHLDNAVKIYKRHGKFAELEEVTLHMCRYLNEKGEHREAFERMELLHTYMTGQLEQRGIVL
- a CDS encoding site-specific integrase, whose amino-acid sequence is MELVQPIRDKKQIDEMKKVLRKQSLRDWFLFVLGINTGLRVSDELTLKVKNVRNQTHITIKESKTDKDKRFRINGALRECIDEYIERMDDEAWLFPSRKGDKAISRVQAYRILNAAAEKVGVEEIGTHTMRKTFGYHHYKQNKDVAMLQKLFNHSAPSVTLRYIGIEQDEMDASIEDFRL
- a CDS encoding three component ABC system middle component yields the protein MGGNYIYNNEAIGAIAIASVMKHLKSSSIGKTMLFLPLLLHNPTTNFLKKRSTGVRSLEELLVKKGGYFINFDDRFRSLLPISLNSLLVLAEIGVINVDDGMVRYNTESKFDINTNIGNRITNIIMASEKLAMIMKEETGNLYLQLRVKL